The nucleotide sequence CGCCTTGGACTTGTCCTTGTCGGCTGCTGCCATTGTCGAGGAATCCACCATCTTCAGCGCAGGCTGGGCCATCGCGAGGCTTCCTTATGCATGGGAGGGGCACGGCGCTCAATCCGCCGGAGCTGATCGATTTCGTACCTGTTTTGTTCTCATCGCGCAAGGGCTGCGTCGGTGCTTTCCGGTCCGCCGCCGCATCGCGCCGTTCCCCGTCCGGATGCCGCGTTCGTTTCGAAGTGGACGGGACTACGGAATTGATAAAGTGGTCTGCGACGATTATGTTACGCCCGATGTGGAAATAACTAACGATTTCCATTTGAAATTGATGAGTGATGATTTTCATAGCTCTCCATAATTTTTTAGACAGCAAAGCAAGATCATATTAAAAAGGTGAAGATCAATATGAAAATAAAAACATAGATGAAGTAAATATGAAAAATCTGCGTATAATTCTGGCTTTGCTTTGAGTTCGGGCCGACACTGTCAAGTTGAATTCTTTCGAAGAGCAATGGTCATGCCCGGCATCTTGATGTCACGTTCAACTCAGAATGAGAAAGCCAGGACATCGACGGTATCTCGGTCGTATGCGTGACGAGGCCATCGTCATGCCGATAGACCGCAATGAACTTCGCGCAATCGAGCAGCTTCTGCGTCAAGCGGAGGAGCGCCTCGAGCCGATTGCCACGTTCAGGCAGCGCACGCTGTTGCAGATGAGCTTGTTCGAGTTGCGGCGCAGCCTCCAGGCCGAGGAAGGGGAAGCAGCCGCTCCAGCCGATACGGACGGGGACGAACCCGACGATCGAGGGGCCTGAGATCTTCCCATCGATCGAGAGAGCTCCGGCCGCAGCAACCGCGGCAGAACGGGGCGACGCACAGGCGCTTCGCTCCGTCCAGCGCTCACTTTCGCTTTCCGGTCGAGATCAGCTCGCCATCGTGCGCTTCACCATCTCGACGAGCTGCTTCAGGCTGAAGGGCTTGGGCAGGAAGTTGAAGGTCTCGCCCTCGGGCAGATTCTTGCGGAACGCGTCCTCGGCATAACCGGAGACGAAGATCACCTTGAGATCGGGATCGTGCTTGCGCAACTCGCGCAGCAAGGTCGGACCGTCCATCTCCGGCATGACGACGTCCGACACCACCACATCGATGCCATCGGCATGCTCCTGGATCAGGCGGAGGGCCTCAATCCCCGAAGCGGCCTCGAGCACGGTGTAGCCGCGTGCCGACAGGGCACGGGAATTGACCGCGCGAACCGGATCCTCGTCCTCGACGAGCAGGACGGTGCCCTGACCGGTATGGTCGGTCGCCGGCTTCGCCGGCGGCTCCGGTGCCCGCGCAACGGGAGGCGCGGCGTCCGTGTCCGGCTCGGTCCGCTTCGCGTCGGTTGTCTCGACCGATTCGGGCTTCGGCTCCGCCCCATCGGATGGGTCGGGCTTGGCCGGCGCGGTCGTATCCCGCCCGGCGATCGCGCGGGGCGGCGGCAGCGGCTCGGGCAGCGCTTCGATGCCGGGCTCGTGGCGCGGAAGGTAGATGCGGAAGGTGGTGCCTTCGCCGACTTGCGATTGCACGTCGATGGCGCCGCCCGACTGGTTGACGATGCCGAACACCGTCGAGAGCCCGAGCCCGGTGCCCTTGCCGATCTCCTTGGTCGTGAAGAACGGCTCGAAGATTTTCTGGCGCACCTCGGGTGGGATGCCCTCGCCGGTATCGGTCACCTCGATCATGACGTGATCGCCCGCCGGAATCCCGACCGGACGCTCGCCGTCGACTGGGCAGTTGGCGGTGCGGATCGTCAGGCTGCCGCCGCCCGGCATGGCATCGCGGGCGTTGACCGCGAGGTTCACGATCACCTGCTCGAACTGATTCACGTCGGCCTTGATCGGCCAGATCTCGCGCCCGTGGCGGAAATCGAGCTGCACGCGCTCGCCGAGCAGGCGCTTGAGCAGCAGCGTCAGGTCGGAGAGCGCCTCGCCGACATCCATCACCTCCGGTCGCAGGGTCTGGCGGCGGGAGAAGGCCAGCAGTTGGCGCACCAGGGACGCGGCCCGGTTCGCGTTCTGCTTGATCTGCATGATGTCCTGGAAGGCGTGGTCTGTCGGCCGGTGGCTGGCGAGCAGCAGATCCGAGTAGCCGATGATCGCCTGGAGCACGTTGTTGAAGTCGTGGGCAATGCCGCCGGCAAGCTGGCCCACGGTGTCCATCTTCTGGGTCTGGGCGACCTGTTGCTCCAGTTGGCGCTGAGCGGTGGTGTCGAGGGCGTAGAGGATCACCCGCTCGCGGTCGCCGTCGCCGGTGGCCTTGCCCTCGGCATCCTGGCCTTGCGTCCCGTCGGCATCCGCCGGGCTCATCCAGACGCGGGCCGAGCGCTCGCCGGGACCGGACAGGCCGACTTCGATCGGATCGAGGCCGCCGAAACCGTTGGCGGCGCGGGCCAGCGCGCCCTCGATGGCGCCGCGGTCGCGCTCCAGCACGGCGTCGCGCATCATCGGGTCCGGCGCATCGCGGCCGGCTTCCGCCGCCGGCTGGCGCGGCATGCCGGCGAACAGCCGCACGAACGAGGTGTTGGCGCGGATGACGCGGCCGTCGCGGTCGAGGGTGGCGATGGCGATCGGGCTGTTGTTGAGAAAGCGGGCCAGCCGCACCTCCGCCGCGCGCTGCGGCTCGTCGGAATCCGAGCCGGCGGAGCGGTTGAGCACGAAGGTGCGCGAGGGGCCGGGCGCCCCGTCCTGCCCGTAGGCGACGCGGTGGTAGAGCCGGGTCGGGAGGGGCTGACCGTTGCGGCGGCGCAAGTCGATGTCGTAGCGATCGGTGCGCACCTCGCCGGGCAATCCAGGAGCGGCCGTGAGCATGTCGGCGCCGGGCGCGATCTCCAAGAGCTTCAGCCCGCCGGAACCCACCGTGGCGAGGTCGTAGCCGAGCCAGGAGGCAAGCGTCGCATTCATGTAGACGATCGAGCCGGCCGCATCGATCGAGAGGAAGCCGGCCGGCGCGTGATCGAGATAATCGATCGCGTGCTGCAGCTCCTGGAAGACGTTCTCCTGGCGCTCGCGCTCGTGGGTGATGTCGCTCACCGTCCAGAGAGCCGCGGAGCCGCGGTGGCGCGGGATCGGCCGCACCGCGATGCGGTACCAAGCGAAGTCGCGATCCGGCGCGCCGCCCGGCGGGGGCGACATCCGGATCTCTTCCGCGTAGGCGCGGTCGTCGCGGGAGGCCTGGGCGAGCCGGTAGACGGCCTCCGACACCTCGGGCGCCCCGACGAAGATGCGCTCGATCGAGCGGAGGTTCGAAAAGCTGTCGCCGCCCGCAAGGCGCATATAGGCCTCGTTGGCGTAGATCATCCGCCCGTTATCCTCGACGACGAGCTTGCCCTCGGGGGCCGCATCGACGATGGCGCGGGTGATGTCGTCGCGGGCGGCCGGGCCGGCGAGCTGCAGCGCGCCGATGGCCAGGGCGAACAGGAAGAACACGCCCGCCATGGCGAGCAGCGCCAGCAGGGCGAGGATGAGCGGCTGCGCCTGCTCGTTGGCGACGAACGACAGCCCGACCGCCGCGCCGACGAGCAGCCCCGCCAGCATCAGCAGCAGGCCGACCCGGCCGGGCCGTTCCGAACGATCGATCGAACCGGACGCCGGCACCGCTGGTCCGCTGACCTCAGCCATCAGGCCCTACCCATCCCTCGCACATGGCCGCCACCCTTTGGCCGCCGCACTCGCTGCTTCGAGCCCTGTGGGTCGTCAACCGCCGCGCCTTGTGCCGGAGCATTGCCGGACAATGGTGCATAAACCGTGGCGCCTGAACGACTTCGCCGTCCCATGCGGAACAGAAATCCGCCTCAGGCGGCCCGGCGGCGCAGGCGAAGCACGAAACCGATCACTTCTGCAACTGCGCGATAGTGCTCGGCGGGAATCTCCTGATCGATCTCAACCGTGGCATGCAGGGCGCGGGCGAGCGGCGGGTTCTCCAGCACCGGCACGTCGTGGTCGGCGGCGACCGCGCGGATGCGCAAGGCCAGCGAGTCGACGCCTTTGGCGACGCAAATGGGCGCGGCCATGCCGGTCTCGTAGCGCAGGGCCACGGCGAAGTGGGTCGGGTTCGTCACCACCACGGTCGCGGTGGGCACGGCGGCCATCATCCGCTTCTTCACCCGCGCCTGGCGCAACTGACGCACCCGGGCCTTCACCTCGGGGCTGCCCTCGCTCTCCTTGTGCTCCTGCTTCATCTCTTCCTTGGTCATGCGCAGGCGCGTGTGCCAGCGGTGGCGCTGATACAGCGCGTCGCTGAGGGCGATGGCGGCGTAAATGGCGAGCGTGCCGCCCATCATCTTGAGCGCGAGGGTGAGGGTGCCCTGAAGCGCCGCACCCGGATCGAGTTGGGCGAAGGATTCCGCCCGGTCGTGCTCGTTCCACAGGATCGCCCCGGCGACCGCACCGACCACGATGATCTTGGCGAGTCCCTTGCCGAAATTGACCCAGGCATCGGTGCCGAGCAGTCGCTTGGCCCCGGCCATCGGCGAGATGCGCGAGAATTTCGGCATCAGGCTCTCGGCGGTGAAGATCGGCCGGTGCTGGATCAGGCCGGCGGCGAGGGCCGCGAGCATGGCGATGCCGAGCGGCACGGCGAGCGCCTTGGCGCAGACCCAACCCGCGCGGAAGGCGACGCCGAGATAGGTGCCCCCATCCGAGGACAGGCTGCCGGCATGTTCGAGGAAGCCGCGCATGTCGCGGGTCAGCCCCTCGGCCACGGGGCGGGCCGAGAGCATCAGGGCGAGGGTGAAGGCCGCCAGGATGAAGAAGGTGTTGATCTCGGGGGAGTTCGGGACGTCGCCGCGCTCGATCGCCTGCTCGATGCGCCGTGGCGTCGGGTCTTCGGTCTTGTCCTCGTCGTCGGTCTCGTCGGACACCGGCTCAGGCTCCCCCGTTCCGGATCGATGCGCGGACGCTCAGCGCCCGAGGAACGCTCCGAGATAGCGGCCGAGATCGTCCAGGAACAGCCCCATGACGAGGCCTAGCGCGCCGACGAGCAGCATCATGCCGATCAGCACCGAGGCGGGCACGGCGAGGAAGAAGACCTGCAATTGCGGCATCAGCCGGGAGAGCACGCCGAGCCCGAGATTGAACAGGATGCCGAAGACGATGAAGGGCCCGGAGATCCGCACCGCCAGGGCGAAGCCGCGGCTGAAGGCGTCGAGGGCCAGCTTGGCGGCGTCCGCCATGGCCGGCACACCGCTCGGCGGCAGCAGGACGTAGCTGCGCCCGATCGCTTCGAGAGCGATGTGGTGCAGGTCGGTCGCCATGATCAGGGTGACGCCGAGCAGGGCCAGGAAGTTTCCGAGCGCGGCCTGCTGCCCGCCCATCGTCGGATCGATGGTCATGGCGTAGGACAGGCCGAGCTGCTGCGAGATCACCGTGCCGGCCGTCTGCAGAGCGGCGACGATCATGCGCACGCACAGGCCCAGCATCAGCCCGATCAGGATCTCGCCGAACAGGAGCCCGATCAGGGCCGGCGCGGCGAGCGCAGCATTGCCCGTCGGCAGCATCGGCCGCACGGTGGGGAACAGCACCAGCGTCACGAGGAGCGCCAGCGCAAGTCGGATGCGGCCGGCGATGAGCTGCTCGCCCAGGCCCGGCATCAGCATGATCAGCGTGCCGACCCGGGCGAAGGTGATGAGGAAGGCCGCCGCGAGGCCGGGCAGCAGCAGCAGGTCGAGCGGCGTGGTCATGCCCGCCCCTCCTACACGCTCGGCCGGGCCCGCGCTGCCGCTGCATTACCCGCCTGCGGCGATCCGGGCGGCGATCCGCGCCATGTAGGCGGACATGGCATCGCCGATGAAGGGCAGCATCAGGAGCATCACCCCGAACACCGCGACGATCTTCGGCACGTAGATCAGGGTCTGCTCCTGGATCTGCGTCAGCGCCTGGAACAGCGACACGACCAAGCCGACGACGAGGGCGACGATCATCAGCGGGCCGGCCACCTTCAGGAAGACGAAGATGCCGTCACGGGCGATGTCGAGGATGGCGAGGCCGGTCATGGGGCTTTCGGCTTTGGCTGTGGGCGGCGGTGTTCCCTCTGCCCGCACGCGGGGAGGGGCCAAAAACTAGATCGGCATGCGCATGATCTCTTCGTAGGCCGAGATCACGCGGTCGCGTACCGCGACCAGGGTCTGGAGGGCGGTCTCGCTCTCGGCCACGGCCGTGACGACATCCACCACGTTGGCCTTGCCCGCCGCCGCCGAGAGGGCGGCGCGGTCGGCCTGCGCGCCGGATTGGGCCACGCTGTCGAGGCTCTGTTGCAGGAAGCCAGTGAAGCCGCCCGGTGCGGTCAGCCCCTGGGCCATGCCCTGAGCGGGCTTCGGGGCGCCGGGGCGAGCGAGGCTCTGGGCGGCACCGTAGGCGCCGGCGGCGAAGGCGGAGGTCGTCATCGGGGCTACGCCTTCAGGATCTCGAGGGTGCGGGAGATCATCCGCCGCGTGGCGGTCACCATGTTGAGGTTGGCCTCGTAGGAGCGCTGGGCCTCGCGCATGTCCATGTTCTCGATGAGCCCGTTGACGTTCGGCAGGCGCACCTCACCGCGGGCATCCGCGGCCGGGTTGCCGGGATCATGCTTGGTGCGGAACGGTGTGGGATCGCGCCGCACCCGGCCGGCTTCGATGACACTGGCGTTCAATTCGCGGTCGAAGCGGCTCGTGAAGGTCGGGATCTTGCGCCGGTAAGGGTCGCCGCCGGCGGTCTGGGCGGTCGAATCCGCGTTGGCGATGTTCTCGGCGATGATGCGCATCCGTCCCGACTGCGCCTTCAGGCCGGAGGCGGCGATGCCGAGGCTCTTGAGGAAATCCATGACGGTCTCCGCTTACCCGCTTCAGCGCTTGCCGACGGCGATCTTCAGGGCGTCGAGGCTCTTCTGGTAGAGCGTGGCGACGAGCTGATAGTCGGCTTGGTTGTCACCGGCCTTCATCATCTCCTCCTCGAGATTCACCCCGTTGCCGGAGGGTCGGACCTCGAAGCCCTTGAAGCGGCGAGGGTCGGCATTCGGCCCGGCGCTCGCCGACAGGCCGATATGCCCGGAAGCGGTGCGGGCGAGGCCATCGCCGCCGACGGAGGCTCCGAGCGGGGCGGCAAGGCCGGCGGAGCCGGCCGAGGGCTCGGCCAGGTCGCGCGGGCGAAACCCCGCCATGTCGGCATTGGCGACGTTCTCGGCGAGGAGGCCTTGGCGCGCCTGATGCCAGTGCATCCGGGTGCGCAGCATGCCGAGCAGGGGCAGGTCGGTGAGCGACATGGTGCCTCGGAGCCGGCGCGGCGGGCGATGAAAGTCGAAGGAGCCGCAGATCCGGACCCGGCAGAAACTGCCGCCAACATGGTTAAGGAGCCGTTAACCCGGCAAATCCTGCCGCGTGCTCACAGTGCCGCACGGCACGTTTCAGGTGCAGAAAGCTCGGTTTCGACCCCACCGAGTTGTTAACGAAGTGTCAGCCTTTGTTGCCGGGCAGCGAGCCGGAGGCGATAATCGCCTTCTGTATTGCGTGGGGCCGAGTTCGCGTCGCCCGCCGGCTCCAGTCGCTGCTGGGCGCCGCGCGCCGACACCGGAGCCCCGACTACGAAAGACGCAGGTCTTGCAAGCGTTCTTCAGTTCCGAGGGCTCCTACGCCCTGCAGTTCCTGGTGATCTTTCTCGTCATCCTGGTGCTGTTCCTGATCGCGGCGCTGCTGTTCATGCGGCTCTCCGGGCGCGGCCTTACCCTCTCGGCGGGGGCAGGTGGTCGCGGGCGCCAGCCGCGGCTCGGCATCGTCGACATCTACGAACTCGACCGGCAGCGGCAGCTCATCCTGCTGCGGCGGGACAACGTGGAGCATCTGCTGCTCGTCGGCGGCCCCAACGACGTCGTGGTCGAGCGCCATATCCAGCGCGGCGCAGGGAGCCGCTACGCCGCGGAGGGCGCTGTCCGCGCGGGCGAGATCGGCGCCGCCGAACCCGGCGGCCTGGAACCGCCGCGCACCGACCCGTTCCTCGACTCGCCGATGCCCCCGACCTTCGCGATGCCGGAGGTGGTGCCGCCCGCCGTTCCCGGCGCGCCGCCCGCGACCGACCGGGCTCCGCCCCTCGATCCCGATCTGTTCGAGCCCGAGATCTCGCCCGCCGACGCACCTTCCCGGCCGGTCACGCCGGTGAGCCGCCTGATGCGGCGCACGGCGCCGCCCGTGGTCAGCCCGCGCCCGGAGCCCGCTTCCCAACGCAACCCTCGACCGGACGCAGCGGTAGCGCCGGAGCCCGTATCCGAGCCGGCCCCGATTATGGCGAGCCGTGAACCGAGAGCGGTCGATCCGGCGGTTCTCTCCGACATGGCACGCCAGCTCCAGGTGGCGCTGAAGCGTCCCTCGTCCGCCGTCACGCCGCCGCCCGCCGGTGCCCCCGAAACACCGCCGCCGGCCCTGAAGCCGGCCGAGCCGGCACCCTCCGAACCCGATCCCGTGGCGGCCGCGATGGCTGCCGTGGCGGCGCCCCGGTCGGTCGAGCCCGTCCGC is from Methylorubrum sp. B1-46 and encodes:
- the flhB gene encoding flagellar biosynthesis protein FlhB, giving the protein MSDETDDEDKTEDPTPRRIEQAIERGDVPNSPEINTFFILAAFTLALMLSARPVAEGLTRDMRGFLEHAGSLSSDGGTYLGVAFRAGWVCAKALAVPLGIAMLAALAAGLIQHRPIFTAESLMPKFSRISPMAGAKRLLGTDAWVNFGKGLAKIIVVGAVAGAILWNEHDRAESFAQLDPGAALQGTLTLALKMMGGTLAIYAAIALSDALYQRHRWHTRLRMTKEEMKQEHKESEGSPEVKARVRQLRQARVKKRMMAAVPTATVVVTNPTHFAVALRYETGMAAPICVAKGVDSLALRIRAVAADHDVPVLENPPLARALHATVEIDQEIPAEHYRAVAEVIGFVLRLRRRAA
- a CDS encoding ATP-binding protein; this encodes MAEVSGPAVPASGSIDRSERPGRVGLLLMLAGLLVGAAVGLSFVANEQAQPLILALLALLAMAGVFFLFALAIGALQLAGPAARDDITRAIVDAAPEGKLVVEDNGRMIYANEAYMRLAGGDSFSNLRSIERIFVGAPEVSEAVYRLAQASRDDRAYAEEIRMSPPPGGAPDRDFAWYRIAVRPIPRHRGSAALWTVSDITHERERQENVFQELQHAIDYLDHAPAGFLSIDAAGSIVYMNATLASWLGYDLATVGSGGLKLLEIAPGADMLTAAPGLPGEVRTDRYDIDLRRRNGQPLPTRLYHRVAYGQDGAPGPSRTFVLNRSAGSDSDEPQRAAEVRLARFLNNSPIAIATLDRDGRVIRANTSFVRLFAGMPRQPAAEAGRDAPDPMMRDAVLERDRGAIEGALARAANGFGGLDPIEVGLSGPGERSARVWMSPADADGTQGQDAEGKATGDGDRERVILYALDTTAQRQLEQQVAQTQKMDTVGQLAGGIAHDFNNVLQAIIGYSDLLLASHRPTDHAFQDIMQIKQNANRAASLVRQLLAFSRRQTLRPEVMDVGEALSDLTLLLKRLLGERVQLDFRHGREIWPIKADVNQFEQVIVNLAVNARDAMPGGGSLTIRTANCPVDGERPVGIPAGDHVMIEVTDTGEGIPPEVRQKIFEPFFTTKEIGKGTGLGLSTVFGIVNQSGGAIDVQSQVGEGTTFRIYLPRHEPGIEALPEPLPPPRAIAGRDTTAPAKPDPSDGAEPKPESVETTDAKRTEPDTDAAPPVARAPEPPAKPATDHTGQGTVLLVEDEDPVRAVNSRALSARGYTVLEAASGIEALRLIQEHADGIDVVVSDVVMPEMDGPTLLRELRKHDPDLKVIFVSGYAEDAFRKNLPEGETFNFLPKPFSLKQLVEMVKRTMAS
- the flgC gene encoding flagellar basal body rod protein FlgC; the encoded protein is MDFLKSLGIAASGLKAQSGRMRIIAENIANADSTAQTAGGDPYRRKIPTFTSRFDRELNASVIEAGRVRRDPTPFRTKHDPGNPAADARGEVRLPNVNGLIENMDMREAQRSYEANLNMVTATRRMISRTLEILKA
- the flgB gene encoding flagellar basal body rod protein FlgB — translated: MSLTDLPLLGMLRTRMHWHQARQGLLAENVANADMAGFRPRDLAEPSAGSAGLAAPLGASVGGDGLARTASGHIGLSASAGPNADPRRFKGFEVRPSGNGVNLEEEMMKAGDNQADYQLVATLYQKSLDALKIAVGKR
- the fliR gene encoding flagellar biosynthetic protein FliR, coding for MTTPLDLLLLPGLAAAFLITFARVGTLIMLMPGLGEQLIAGRIRLALALLVTLVLFPTVRPMLPTGNAALAAPALIGLLFGEILIGLMLGLCVRMIVAALQTAGTVISQQLGLSYAMTIDPTMGGQQAALGNFLALLGVTLIMATDLHHIALEAIGRSYVLLPPSGVPAMADAAKLALDAFSRGFALAVRISGPFIVFGILFNLGLGVLSRLMPQLQVFFLAVPASVLIGMMLLVGALGLVMGLFLDDLGRYLGAFLGR
- the fliQ gene encoding flagellar biosynthesis protein FliQ — protein: MTGLAILDIARDGIFVFLKVAGPLMIVALVVGLVVSLFQALTQIQEQTLIYVPKIVAVFGVMLLMLPFIGDAMSAYMARIAARIAAGG
- the fliE gene encoding flagellar hook-basal body complex protein FliE, with the translated sequence MTTSAFAAGAYGAAQSLARPGAPKPAQGMAQGLTAPGGFTGFLQQSLDSVAQSGAQADRAALSAAAGKANVVDVVTAVAESETALQTLVAVRDRVISAYEEIMRMPI